A single region of the Cricetulus griseus strain 17A/GY unplaced genomic scaffold, alternate assembly CriGri-PICRH-1.0 unplaced_scaffold_1, whole genome shotgun sequence genome encodes:
- the LOC113837940 gene encoding ephrin-B2-like, with protein MAMAWSRRDSVWKNCCGLLMVFCRTVISSPTVLEPIYWNSSNSRFLPGQGLVLYPQIGDKLDIICPKVDSKTVGRYEYYKLYMVDKDQADRCIIKKKNTPLLNCSRPHQDVKFTIKFQDFSPNIWGLEFKKNKDYYIIWANLPGFLWY; from the exons atggccatggcctGGTCCAGGAGGGACTCCGTGTGGAAGAACTGCTGTGGACTTTTGATGGTTTTCTGCAGAACTGTGATCTCCAGCCCTACAGTTTTAGAGCCTATTTACTGGAATTCCTCGAACTCCAG aTTTCTACCTGGACAAGGCCTGGTTCTATACCCACAGATAGGAGACAAATTGGATATTATTTGCCCAAAAGTTGACTCTAAAACTGTAGGCCGGTATGAATATTATAAACTGTATATGGTTGATAAAGACCAAGCAGACAGATGCatcattaagaagaaaaatacccCCCTGCTCAACTGTTCCAGACCACACCAAGATGTGAAATTTACCATCAAGTTTCAAGATTTCAGCCCTAACATCTGGGGTCTAGAATTTAAGAAGAACAAAGATTATTACATCATAT GGGCAAACCTGCCAGGATTCTTATGGTattga
- the LOC113837941 gene encoding mothers against decapentaplegic homolog 1-like, producing the protein MNVTTLFSFTSTAVKRLLGWKQGDEEEKWAEKAVDVLVKKLKKKKGSMEELEKALSCPGQPSNCVTIPCSLDGRLQVSHRKGLPHVIYCRVWRWPDLQSRHELKPLDCCEFPFSSKQKEVCINPYHYKRVESPVLPPVLVPRYSEYNPQHSLLAQFCNLGQNEPHMPPNATFPDSFRQPSTHPFPHSSNNSYPNSPGSSSSSSTYPHSRTSSDPGSPFQMPADTPPPAYQAPEDAMAQDGSQSMDTNMMAPALPSEINRGDVQAVVYEEPKYWCSIVYYELNNRVGEAFQASSTSVLVDGYTDPSNNKNRFCLGLLSNINRNSTIENTRRHIGKGAS; encoded by the exons ATGAATGTGACCACCTTGTTTTCCTTCACAAGTACAGCTGTGAAGAGACTTCTAGGTTGGAAACAGGGTGACGAAGAAGAAAAATGGGCAGAGAAAGCTGTGGACGTGTTGgtgaaaaaattgaagaaaaagaaagggtccATGGAAGAGTTGGAGAAGGCCCTGAGCTGCCCGGGACAGCCAAGTAACTGTGTCACCATTCCCTGCTCCCTGGATGGCAGGCTGCAAGTGTCCCACCGGAAGGGATTGCCTCATGTCATTTATTGCCGAGTGTGGCGCTGGCCAGACCTCCAGAGCCGCCATGAACTGAAGCCtctggattgctgtgagtttcctTTCAGTTCCAAGCAGAAGGAGGTGTGCATCAACCCCTATCACTATAAGCGCGTGGAGAGCCCTG TGCTTCCTCCGGTGCTGGTTCCCAGGTACAGTGAGTACAACCCTCAGCACAGCCTTCTGGCACAGTTCTGTAACTTGGGACAGAATGAGCCTCACATGCCACCGAACGCCACGTTTCCAGATTCCTTCAGGCAGCCCAGCACCCACCCGTTTCCCCACTCATCCAACAACAGCTACCCCAACTccccaggcagcagcagcagcagcagcacctaCCCTCACTCCCGCACCAGCTCAGACCCAGGCAGCCCTTTCCAGATGCCAG CTGACACACCCCCACCTGCTTACCAGGCTCCTGAAGACGCCATGGCCCAGGATGGCTCTCAGTCAATGGACACTAATATGATGGCACCAGCACTGCCCTCCGAGATCAACAGAGGAG ATGTTCAAGCTGTTGTTTATGAGGAACCAAAGTACTGGTGCTCTATTGTGTACTACGAGCTCAACAACCGCGTGGGTGAAGCGTTCCAGGCCTCCTCCACAAGTGTGTTGGTGGATGGTTACACTGATCCTTCCAACAACAAGAACCGCTTCTGCCTTGGGCTGCTCTCCAACATTAACCGGAACTCCACAATAGAAAACACCAGGCGACATATTGGAAAAG GTGCCAGCTGA